From a single Lentisphaera profundi genomic region:
- a CDS encoding prepilin-type N-terminal cleavage/methylation domain-containing protein, with product MRKFTLIELLVVVAIIGILSSLLLPTLGKARDKGKAAVCLSNLKQLGFAFNMYAENNNFFAPFTSRDGGGRNTWDDYLSGYDGRDAVANLNDGAYAKSVLGESYAAVYRCPSDDVKRDLWGNTDVVGRSYSITQMVPGDGNPRFLGMSSGTETRNFGDLSKPSKTITLIEYHDTLNALSQGAGDDRRVIQYKGKDDIGETPHDGKANFLMADGHVAKYTFLQTLQKSDGSIASTSDIRNTIWDASK from the coding sequence ATGAGAAAATTTACTTTGATAGAGCTTTTAGTGGTCGTTGCCATTATTGGTATTTTGTCTTCTCTTTTATTACCTACTTTGGGTAAAGCAAGAGATAAAGGGAAAGCAGCAGTTTGTCTAAGTAACCTAAAACAACTTGGCTTTGCATTTAATATGTATGCCGAAAACAATAATTTCTTTGCTCCTTTCACTAGTCGGGATGGCGGTGGGCGAAATACCTGGGATGATTACTTATCCGGCTATGATGGACGTGATGCTGTGGCTAATTTGAATGATGGAGCCTACGCTAAATCCGTCCTTGGTGAATCCTATGCTGCTGTATATAGGTGCCCATCAGATGATGTCAAACGTGACCTTTGGGGTAACACAGATGTTGTAGGAAGAAGCTATTCAATAACTCAAATGGTTCCGGGCGATGGAAACCCTCGTTTTCTAGGCATGTCCTCAGGTACTGAAACAAGAAATTTTGGTGATTTAAGCAAACCTAGTAAAACGATTACCCTCATCGAATATCATGATACACTGAATGCTTTGAGTCAAGGGGCTGGAGATGATAGACGCGTTATTCAATATAAAGGTAAAGATGACATAGGTGAAACACCTCATGATGGCAAGGCGAATTTCCTCATGGCAGATGGTCATGTTGCGAAGTATACATTTCTTCAAACCTTACAAAAATCTGACGGCTCCATAGCGAGCACTTCTGATATTAGAAACACTATCTGGGATGCTTCAAAATAA
- a CDS encoding transposase, translating to MTNRIAGGRMLFKDIEKYKLKELFFTGSAKLSYQVIDYVFMDNHFHLLIKIPTTSQTI from the coding sequence GTGACTAATCGTATTGCTGGCGGTCGCATGTTATTTAAAGATATTGAGAAATATAAACTCAAGGAACTATTTTTTACGGGCTCCGCTAAACTCAGTTATCAGGTGATTGATTATGTTTTCATGGATAACCACTTTCACCTTTTAATTAAAATCCCCACGACTTCTCAAACAATTTGA
- a CDS encoding sulfatase codes for MHKKSIFKKKIIVGMMLCFSMGMTFAADHSKPNIVLMFIDDMGYGDIGPFGNKVNKTPNLDRMAEEGIKLTQFYVANTACTPSRAALLTGSYAHRIGMDGGNGNLVVTFPGDKRGLNPSEITIAEMLRENGYATACFGKWHLGDQPEFMPLKQGFDTYFGIPYSNDMWPLHTRRNPITNRKYDPLPVMKQDKVVAHVADEFDQSLLAEVITNEAIAFIEKNQHQPFFCYIPHAHVHHPRYARPEYLERAEGNVDRAHVEEVDDSIGRVLQTLRDLKLDHNTLVIFTSDNGPASGMSSGPLRGAKGGAKYEGHMRVPTLAWWPRTIPGGITSKEIGVTTDLLPTFAKLSNSIVPSDRIIDGKDITNILLGKQDARSPHQLHFYENEGIRRGDWKLVKKARRNKVTLELYDLSTDLAERKDLSDAHPEIVRELDRLLKEHASSIAANLRPAGFAQKPKPILTKSGNLPTLKQYLGK; via the coding sequence ATGCATAAAAAATCTATCTTTAAGAAAAAAATCATTGTGGGAATGATGCTTTGTTTCTCCATGGGTATGACCTTTGCCGCTGACCATTCGAAACCCAACATCGTGCTCATGTTCATTGACGATATGGGCTATGGCGATATCGGGCCCTTTGGCAACAAGGTCAATAAGACCCCCAACTTGGATCGGATGGCGGAGGAGGGCATCAAGCTCACTCAATTCTACGTCGCCAATACCGCATGCACCCCATCGAGGGCCGCCTTACTCACTGGAAGCTACGCCCACCGCATCGGCATGGACGGGGGGAACGGAAACTTGGTGGTCACTTTTCCCGGAGACAAACGGGGATTAAACCCGAGCGAAATTACTATCGCCGAAATGCTACGGGAAAACGGCTACGCCACCGCTTGCTTTGGCAAGTGGCATCTTGGTGACCAACCGGAGTTTATGCCTCTTAAACAAGGCTTCGATACTTACTTTGGCATTCCCTATTCCAATGACATGTGGCCGCTGCACACGCGGCGCAATCCCATCACCAATAGGAAGTATGACCCCCTCCCGGTGATGAAACAGGACAAGGTGGTGGCTCATGTTGCGGATGAGTTTGATCAGTCACTGCTGGCGGAAGTCATCACCAACGAAGCGATTGCGTTCATTGAGAAAAATCAGCACCAGCCGTTCTTTTGTTATATACCGCACGCCCATGTCCATCACCCACGCTATGCCCGTCCCGAGTACCTCGAACGTGCAGAGGGCAACGTTGACCGTGCCCATGTCGAGGAAGTGGACGACAGCATCGGGCGCGTTCTCCAGACCTTGAGGGATCTCAAGCTGGATCATAATACCCTGGTGATTTTCACCTCCGACAACGGCCCCGCCAGCGGTATGAGCAGTGGTCCCTTGCGTGGTGCAAAAGGTGGGGCAAAATACGAAGGACACATGCGGGTGCCCACGCTCGCCTGGTGGCCCAGAACCATACCGGGGGGCATCACCAGCAAAGAAATTGGAGTCACCACCGACCTGCTCCCCACTTTTGCAAAGCTTAGCAACTCTATCGTTCCAAGCGACCGGATCATTGATGGCAAAGACATCACCAATATCCTGCTTGGTAAACAGGATGCCCGATCCCCCCACCAATTGCACTTCTATGAGAACGAAGGAATTCGCAGGGGAGACTGGAAACTGGTCAAAAAAGCGAGAAGAAATAAAGTTACGCTCGAGCTCTATGATCTATCCACAGATCTCGCGGAAAGAAAAGACCTGTCTGATGCACACCCGGAAATAGTCCGGGAATTGGACCGTCTTTTAAAAGAACACGCTTCCAGCATTGCCGCCAATTTGCGCCCCGCTGGTTTTGCCCAAAAACCAAAGCCCATTCTCACTAAGTCGGGGAATCTACCCACCCTGAAGCAATATCTCGGAAAATAA
- a CDS encoding glycoside hydrolase family 32 protein, with product MNCVTPHAMTRKIPFRTLLKSLAIGTLLIAIPSWAEERVLLDFNMKTPPPADWAIEGYAFGTHKPTPAERQKQALGTRNQRYVQKGSMTSPAFTIESDYLKIECAGTYHPTKIAVVLMVDGKELRTCSPEPGYGFLGAKLPSPRMFIAPDPAKYFFDVRTLRGKQAVLEIRDQHYDGLFFDVKITATDQGPAKGQAIITKAVNWVEAHFETKIKGDYLLVPVGPLDGTPLQMVTVEIEGEQKLSVNLPLAFGDIDTAGYQAVYDLANYQGRPLKVTYHRFGESGPAKLLTQRHIPGRDVSDKKPAFHVYNRIGMLNDPNGLVYYKDEWHLFHQFNYNVSHLDWKHYVSKDLMHWQERPIALFHDAQGSMHSGSATVDVFNSSGWGSEKRPPLVLAYTASSGNGGWKENDQIQTQCLAYSTDGGRNFIKYEGSPVLGHEQHIIKKRPKDQDARDPKIFWFSPTKGRDANAKDGHWVMVLFEQTGHNIYTSSDIKTWEKTGAINGFHECPELFPLAVDGDSEKVKWVMYGAKGRYHIGSFDGKMFKPETKNQTPMFYGDKCYASQTFNNTEKGADGQPRRIQVTWQGGRFGQISLPLELTLKTTPLGERVCMLPVAEISKLQSKSVELDGLRLDSSSANPLSEHKSGLYDIEIEADMTKAKQVELNIRGNKLVITSQGNGLKLGKMTIPGSKKLFLRIVVDNTSQDIFFGEHGAFYSPRTLPPRANKSLSLSVKGGSVTFSKLRVHQLKPIW from the coding sequence ATGAACTGTGTAACACCTCATGCAATGACCCGGAAAATTCCATTTCGTACATTATTAAAATCGCTTGCTATCGGAACACTCTTGATAGCGATTCCCTCATGGGCTGAAGAACGAGTCTTGCTCGACTTCAATATGAAAACTCCTCCACCTGCGGACTGGGCTATAGAAGGCTATGCCTTTGGCACGCACAAGCCTACCCCTGCCGAGCGACAGAAACAGGCACTCGGCACGCGCAACCAGCGCTATGTTCAGAAAGGGAGCATGACCTCGCCCGCATTCACGATCGAGTCGGACTACCTGAAGATTGAATGCGCCGGAACGTACCACCCCACGAAAATTGCGGTGGTGTTGATGGTGGACGGCAAGGAGCTGCGCACCTGCTCGCCCGAACCTGGATACGGCTTTCTAGGTGCCAAGCTGCCGAGTCCGCGGATGTTTATAGCACCAGATCCCGCCAAATATTTTTTCGATGTCCGCACTTTGCGCGGCAAGCAGGCCGTGCTAGAAATCCGCGACCAACATTACGACGGCCTGTTCTTTGACGTAAAGATCACCGCGACTGACCAGGGACCGGCCAAGGGGCAGGCTATTATCACTAAGGCAGTCAACTGGGTAGAGGCTCATTTTGAAACAAAAATCAAAGGGGATTACCTTCTGGTGCCGGTTGGCCCATTGGACGGCACACCTTTACAGATGGTCACAGTGGAGATTGAAGGTGAACAGAAACTCTCGGTCAATCTGCCACTTGCTTTTGGGGACATCGATACTGCAGGCTACCAAGCCGTTTACGATCTGGCTAACTACCAAGGAAGACCTCTCAAGGTCACCTACCATCGCTTCGGCGAGAGTGGGCCCGCGAAGTTACTTACGCAACGCCATATCCCCGGCAGGGACGTGTCCGACAAGAAGCCGGCTTTCCATGTCTACAACCGGATCGGAATGCTTAATGACCCCAACGGCCTGGTCTACTACAAGGACGAGTGGCATCTCTTTCACCAATTTAATTACAATGTCTCACACCTTGATTGGAAACACTATGTGAGTAAGGATCTGATGCACTGGCAAGAACGTCCCATTGCCCTGTTTCACGATGCACAAGGATCCATGCATTCTGGGTCGGCGACCGTGGATGTTTTTAACAGTTCTGGCTGGGGATCAGAAAAGCGACCTCCCTTAGTGCTCGCCTACACGGCCTCCTCTGGGAATGGTGGCTGGAAGGAGAACGACCAGATTCAGACCCAGTGTCTTGCCTACAGCACAGATGGTGGGCGGAACTTCATCAAATATGAGGGCAGCCCAGTTTTGGGGCACGAGCAGCATATCATCAAGAAACGCCCCAAGGATCAAGATGCCCGTGACCCGAAAATTTTCTGGTTCTCGCCTACTAAAGGCCGCGACGCAAATGCAAAAGACGGACATTGGGTGATGGTGCTCTTTGAACAGACCGGCCACAACATTTACACCTCATCAGATATCAAGACATGGGAGAAGACGGGGGCTATCAATGGCTTCCACGAGTGCCCGGAGCTATTCCCGCTTGCCGTGGATGGCGATTCGGAGAAGGTCAAATGGGTCATGTACGGGGCCAAAGGTCGCTACCATATCGGTTCCTTCGACGGCAAAATGTTCAAGCCAGAAACGAAAAATCAAACTCCAATGTTTTATGGCGACAAGTGCTACGCATCCCAAACCTTCAATAACACCGAGAAGGGCGCGGACGGCCAGCCACGTCGCATTCAAGTTACTTGGCAGGGCGGACGCTTCGGCCAAATCTCTTTGCCACTGGAGTTGACCTTAAAAACGACTCCACTCGGAGAGCGCGTTTGTATGCTTCCGGTAGCAGAGATCTCCAAGCTTCAGAGCAAGTCGGTCGAGCTAGATGGCTTAAGGCTTGATTCATCATCAGCTAATCCGCTAAGCGAGCATAAGAGCGGACTTTACGACATCGAGATCGAGGCTGACATGACAAAAGCTAAGCAAGTCGAACTAAACATCCGAGGGAATAAGCTCGTCATCACTTCGCAGGGGAACGGTTTAAAACTGGGTAAAATGACGATCCCCGGTAGCAAGAAACTCTTTTTGCGCATTGTCGTCGATAATACCTCGCAGGATATTTTCTTCGGCGAGCACGGGGCCTTTTATTCACCACGCACACTTCCACCACGCGCCAACAAAAGCTTGAGCCTCTCTGTAAAGGGTGGCAGCGTCACTTTCAGCAAGCTCCGAGTCCACCAACTGAAACCCATTTGGTAA
- the tnpC gene encoding IS66 family transposase translates to MTKTISDLTKKVVFLEEENTYLKAQLYGRKKETVVFDNSDTFPEWTEYLKDLGDSNSPERDEEPKVNTLKKKKKRKPFTHFNFPENAEREIKIIDLPEDEKVDPITGVELKLMGFDTSEKLVYVHGRYKVIETRVRKYNIPNKPKAGVISALVPSHPITGCRADVSLLSHILISKYADHLPLYRIEEQFKRDGLTIARQTLSNWVLQLGKTLQPLGDLLRDQILNSSRVFTDDSPVKLQTKGKGKLQEGRIWVYVGGDGPDPPLVWFEFTKDRSHSHTLDRMKDFQGVFHADAFAAYEKMDKLDGIDWQACWAHARRKFFDTPNPNEFCKQVLILMDKLFELEQDAWALGTSAKRQSFRNRKTKPFVEALLKTIQDHYYKACEPKGKLKTAMEYLLKRQEAFKAFLAYPDARIDNNVSERAIRPLTIGRKNWLFFGSEKGGQAAANIISLIQTCRKLGINPKEYLEDVLRRIIDHPKENLMELLPQNWKK, encoded by the coding sequence ATGACTAAAACTATCTCAGACCTCACCAAAAAAGTTGTGTTTTTAGAAGAGGAAAACACCTATCTAAAAGCCCAGCTGTATGGTCGTAAAAAAGAGACTGTAGTCTTTGATAACTCAGATACTTTTCCTGAGTGGACTGAATACCTTAAGGATCTGGGCGATTCAAATTCACCAGAAAGAGATGAAGAACCCAAAGTAAATACCCTAAAAAAGAAGAAGAAACGCAAGCCCTTTACGCATTTCAATTTCCCTGAGAATGCTGAACGCGAAATTAAAATCATTGATTTGCCCGAAGATGAAAAAGTTGATCCCATAACTGGTGTAGAACTGAAACTCATGGGATTCGATACATCAGAAAAACTTGTTTATGTTCATGGTCGTTACAAAGTCATAGAGACTCGTGTACGTAAATACAATATTCCAAATAAGCCCAAGGCAGGAGTTATCTCCGCTCTAGTTCCCAGCCATCCGATAACAGGCTGTCGTGCTGATGTGAGCTTGTTGTCACATATACTCATTTCAAAATATGCCGACCATTTACCTCTTTATCGTATCGAAGAGCAATTCAAACGAGATGGACTTACTATTGCGCGACAAACGCTTTCCAACTGGGTTCTCCAGTTAGGAAAAACTCTCCAACCTTTAGGTGATTTATTACGAGATCAAATTTTAAACTCATCAAGAGTTTTTACAGATGACAGCCCTGTTAAGCTTCAAACAAAAGGTAAAGGTAAGCTTCAAGAAGGTCGGATTTGGGTTTATGTCGGCGGCGATGGTCCAGACCCTCCTCTCGTTTGGTTCGAATTCACCAAAGACCGTTCACACTCCCATACATTAGATCGAATGAAAGACTTTCAAGGAGTTTTTCATGCCGATGCTTTTGCTGCGTATGAAAAAATGGATAAGCTTGATGGTATCGATTGGCAGGCTTGCTGGGCTCATGCCAGGCGTAAGTTTTTTGACACACCCAATCCAAACGAATTCTGTAAACAAGTGCTTATTTTGATGGATAAGCTCTTTGAACTCGAACAGGATGCTTGGGCGCTTGGTACTTCGGCAAAGCGACAGAGCTTTCGCAATAGGAAAACAAAGCCTTTTGTTGAAGCTCTATTAAAGACGATTCAAGATCATTACTACAAAGCATGTGAGCCCAAAGGCAAACTCAAAACGGCAATGGAGTACCTACTTAAACGGCAAGAAGCATTTAAAGCTTTTCTTGCTTATCCGGATGCTCGCATAGATAACAATGTGAGTGAACGCGCTATTCGTCCGCTTACTATTGGTAGAAAAAACTGGCTTTTCTTCGGCAGTGAAAAAGGCGGCCAAGCGGCTGCCAATATCATCTCCTTAATCCAGACTTGTCGTAAGCTGGGTATCAATCCAAAAGAATACTTAGAGGATGTGCTCAGGAGAATCATTGATCACCCAAAAGAAAATTTAATGGAACTCCTACCACAAAACTGGAAGAAATAG
- the tnpB gene encoding IS66 family insertion sequence element accessory protein TnpB (TnpB, as the term is used for proteins encoded by IS66 family insertion elements, is considered an accessory protein, since TnpC, encoded by a neighboring gene, is a DDE family transposase.) has translation MLEYFKDRKLKLHPEPVNLRKGFNGLTALSNLENLFAGDVYLFINRRRNLLKGLYWDEGGFCIFNKQLERGTFSDMSEAKTELSFREFLLMIHCCKGAYFKIK, from the coding sequence ATGTTAGAATATTTTAAAGATCGTAAGTTAAAACTACATCCCGAACCCGTGAACCTCCGCAAAGGCTTCAATGGCTTAACCGCGTTAAGTAATCTGGAAAATCTCTTTGCAGGAGATGTCTACCTTTTCATAAATCGACGGCGTAATTTATTGAAAGGTCTCTACTGGGATGAAGGTGGTTTTTGTATTTTCAATAAACAGTTGGAGCGCGGAACTTTTAGCGACATGTCCGAAGCTAAAACTGAGCTTAGTTTTCGGGAATTTCTGCTAATGATCCACTGCTGTAAAGGGGCCTATTTTAAGATCAAATAG
- a CDS encoding metallophosphoesterase family protein, which produces MPITLPPITRRQFVKHSLALGGTAFIAPNALASVEAETIPLDPNRVALFSDTHISANPKQSYPGTKWPGSPVAESDHEWVNMADAFTQAANSVIALNPRPAHLIINGDCALSNGKEGEYKELVRLLEPLRLAGITIHVTIGNHDNRERLWELLPFLKKQQMGIHADVIELPHANIILLDSKTRSLGGKQLTWLSNQLDQRADKPALIFSHYNPYANRGVRPIPGLRDGKALLNLLSKRKHARAYIYGHTHEWQHDQQDHLHIVNLPAVAYYFGKGHANAWVDMKLTETSADLELQCINAKHKQHGDRRQLILKDI; this is translated from the coding sequence ATGCCCATCACTCTTCCTCCAATCACGCGTCGTCAATTCGTCAAACACTCGCTCGCTCTGGGTGGCACGGCTTTTATAGCGCCTAATGCCTTGGCTTCTGTAGAAGCTGAAACCATTCCCTTGGATCCCAACCGCGTCGCTTTGTTTTCGGATACTCACATCAGTGCCAATCCCAAGCAATCCTACCCAGGAACCAAGTGGCCAGGCTCACCCGTTGCGGAATCTGATCATGAATGGGTCAACATGGCGGATGCTTTTACTCAGGCAGCCAATAGCGTCATTGCACTCAATCCGCGGCCAGCTCACCTCATCATCAATGGTGATTGCGCTCTCAGCAATGGCAAAGAAGGCGAGTACAAAGAACTTGTTAGGCTTCTTGAGCCACTTCGTCTTGCGGGCATCACGATTCATGTAACCATTGGCAATCACGATAATCGCGAAAGACTGTGGGAATTGCTCCCCTTCCTAAAGAAACAGCAAATGGGTATTCATGCAGATGTGATTGAACTGCCGCACGCAAATATCATACTTTTAGATTCAAAGACCCGTTCCTTAGGTGGCAAGCAGTTGACCTGGCTCAGCAATCAACTCGACCAACGAGCGGATAAACCAGCCCTCATTTTCAGTCACTATAATCCCTATGCTAACCGCGGCGTGCGTCCCATTCCGGGCCTGCGCGATGGCAAAGCACTCTTAAACCTCCTTTCCAAACGAAAGCACGCAAGGGCCTACATTTATGGCCATACTCATGAGTGGCAACACGATCAACAGGATCATCTCCATATCGTAAATCTCCCCGCGGTCGCCTACTACTTTGGCAAAGGTCACGCCAATGCTTGGGTTGATATGAAGCTTACAGAAACTTCCGCTGATCTAGAGTTACAATGCATCAATGCCAAACACAAGCAGCATGGTGATCGAAGACAGCTCATTTTAAAAGACATCTAG
- a CDS encoding endonuclease/exonuclease/phosphatase family protein, whose protein sequence is MKAIKLLALTFAYLCIFTSNLTASEPDKSLTVRIASYNVEFGKSATPEQIGEMFKPYKLDIIGFDEAPDGDWTARVGKVLGMKYSFVGKISSANHKDKYKTILSRTALEGKVEHDLSVERRRCWNPASAVRAVTKIDGVTIAFYSLHICSTRDREKIGHAYKLASEVLPKETTERVIVVGDFNNNSGDIAMNTIEKAGFKATWKELKIDVSKEYTYNAFDPKKNLGVIDHILYKTSAGAKTTDGGIIELKKSLSDHKPIWAEISFPRKLKK, encoded by the coding sequence ATGAAAGCCATTAAATTATTAGCCCTTACTTTTGCCTACTTGTGCATATTCACAAGCAATCTCACCGCTTCAGAGCCTGATAAATCCCTTACCGTACGTATTGCTTCTTATAACGTGGAATTCGGCAAAAGCGCCACCCCGGAACAAATTGGCGAAATGTTTAAACCCTACAAGCTAGATATCATTGGTTTTGACGAAGCACCCGATGGTGATTGGACCGCTCGTGTCGGTAAAGTCCTAGGGATGAAGTATAGCTTTGTGGGTAAAATATCTTCGGCCAATCACAAGGATAAATACAAGACGATTCTCAGCCGGACAGCCCTAGAAGGAAAAGTCGAGCATGATCTAAGTGTTGAGCGTCGACGCTGCTGGAATCCCGCGTCGGCAGTGAGAGCGGTGACTAAAATTGATGGTGTTACCATCGCATTTTACTCGCTGCATATCTGTAGTACGCGCGATCGCGAAAAGATTGGTCATGCCTACAAGCTTGCCAGCGAGGTCTTGCCAAAAGAAACGACGGAGAGGGTGATCGTCGTTGGAGATTTCAACAACAATAGCGGCGATATTGCCATGAACACGATCGAGAAGGCAGGCTTCAAAGCAACGTGGAAAGAGCTGAAGATTGATGTCTCCAAGGAATACACCTACAATGCCTTCGACCCAAAAAAGAATCTCGGGGTAATCGATCACATCCTCTACAAGACCTCGGCTGGAGCGAAGACAACAGATGGCGGCATCATCGAACTCAAGAAGTCTCTATCGGATCACAAACCCATCTGGGCAGAGATCTCATTCCCACGAAAACTCAAGAAATAA
- a CDS encoding type IV toxin-antitoxin system AbiEi family antitoxin domain-containing protein, with the protein MNQEQALEFLRSNNGVHRTRDILNAGIAPKTLYRLRDRGHIYSLSRGLYRINEESTDAHSSYVELAHKIPKAVFCLISALHFHEIGTQLPYDHWISLPQGVKEAKLDEYDIQYIHPNKELYQLEIEEHNISGATIKVYSPTKTVVDCFKHRNKVGIDVALEALREAIQLKKTSRKELIELATKCRMRNVMMPYIESL; encoded by the coding sequence ATGAATCAAGAGCAAGCACTAGAATTTCTTCGTTCAAACAATGGGGTTCATAGAACACGTGATATCCTTAATGCTGGGATTGCACCTAAAACTCTTTATAGACTAAGAGACCGAGGTCACATCTACTCTCTTTCTCGTGGTCTCTATCGAATTAATGAAGAAAGTACAGATGCTCACTCTAGCTACGTAGAACTTGCTCATAAGATCCCTAAAGCAGTTTTCTGCCTTATATCAGCTCTCCACTTCCATGAAATAGGTACGCAACTACCTTACGACCATTGGATATCACTCCCTCAAGGAGTCAAAGAAGCTAAGCTTGATGAATACGACATTCAGTATATCCACCCAAATAAAGAGCTTTATCAATTGGAAATTGAAGAACACAATATTTCAGGTGCTACTATAAAAGTTTACAGCCCTACTAAAACAGTAGTTGACTGTTTTAAACATCGAAATAAAGTTGGCATCGATGTCGCCTTGGAAGCTCTAAGAGAAGCTATACAACTGAAAAAGACATCACGTAAAGAACTTATTGAACTTGCCACTAAATGCCGTATGAGAAACGTAATGATGCCATATATCGAGTCCCTATAA
- a CDS encoding nucleotidyl transferase AbiEii/AbiGii toxin family protein, which yields MSKAASVQQLLRNQAKAQDINPNILQVRYSLERFLYRLGLSEHKDRITLKGAMLFILWSDKSFRPTKDADFLITGDISPNNIKQVVIDICNIEVANDDAMVYDAESIKIVPIKEDQEYQGLRVTLKSKLGHIPIPVQLDMGTGDVVTPRATEADFKVLIDTLPAPRLKVYNRETVIAEKLQAMVLLDLTNSRMKDFYDVWIICTQFGFDKEILKEAIVSTFKRRGTNFPSEGISSLTEYFYDDPAIKTRWKAFTKKLKLDLSLKQVCIDIKEYLEAVLK from the coding sequence ATGAGTAAAGCAGCATCAGTTCAACAGCTTTTACGCAATCAAGCTAAAGCTCAGGATATCAATCCTAACATCCTCCAGGTCCGTTATTCCTTAGAACGCTTTCTTTATCGACTTGGTTTAAGTGAACATAAAGATCGAATCACTTTAAAAGGTGCTATGCTCTTTATATTGTGGAGTGATAAATCTTTTCGACCAACCAAAGATGCTGATTTTCTTATCACAGGTGACATTTCTCCTAACAATATCAAACAAGTTGTCATCGACATTTGTAATATCGAAGTAGCGAACGATGATGCCATGGTCTACGATGCTGAAAGTATCAAAATTGTCCCTATTAAAGAAGACCAAGAGTATCAAGGGCTTCGAGTAACTCTCAAGTCTAAGCTTGGACATATACCTATACCTGTGCAGCTTGATATGGGAACAGGCGACGTCGTAACACCCCGTGCAACAGAAGCCGACTTCAAAGTCCTTATAGACACTCTTCCAGCTCCTCGACTTAAGGTATATAATCGTGAAACTGTAATAGCTGAGAAACTTCAAGCTATGGTTTTATTAGACTTGACGAATAGTAGAATGAAGGACTTCTACGATGTCTGGATCATCTGTACTCAATTTGGTTTTGATAAAGAGATACTTAAAGAGGCTATTGTATCTACTTTTAAGCGGCGTGGCACAAACTTTCCTTCTGAAGGCATTAGTTCACTCACTGAATACTTCTACGATGACCCTGCTATTAAAACTCGATGGAAAGCTTTTACTAAAAAGCTAAAGCTTGACCTTAGTTTAAAACAAGTCTGTATTGATATTAAAGAATACTTAGAAGCTGTTCTTAAGTAA
- a CDS encoding type II secretion system protein, protein MKRILDQKTCKFRRHFTLIELLVVIAIIAILASLLIPILGKAREKAISVDCQNRLRQMHIAETMWGDDNDNLMIQVNGTADPNHNIWLGQISTYLGYPGDEWGPGISPDLKNTSSNAYRCPKADLSGLRWWEWTWYGYSLYAGARSRPSRWDPVQRNNVSKPVGAVMFIDSISFQTRSDQYFLIMNSENLHSGKYRNMIFVDGHVRANVTMEQQIVDPNDPTYFYEWAFYTGK, encoded by the coding sequence ATGAAAAGAATATTAGATCAAAAAACTTGTAAGTTTCGACGCCATTTTACTTTGATTGAATTACTAGTTGTGATCGCGATCATTGCCATTCTTGCAAGCCTACTTATACCAATCTTGGGAAAAGCCAGGGAAAAAGCTATTTCTGTGGATTGTCAAAATCGACTGAGACAAATGCATATTGCGGAAACTATGTGGGGCGATGATAACGATAACCTTATGATACAAGTAAATGGCACTGCTGATCCAAATCATAATATCTGGCTTGGACAAATTTCGACATACTTGGGTTATCCAGGAGATGAATGGGGTCCAGGTATTTCCCCAGACCTTAAAAATACCAGTAGCAATGCTTACCGCTGTCCAAAGGCGGACTTGAGTGGATTACGATGGTGGGAATGGACGTGGTATGGCTACAGCCTTTATGCGGGGGCCCGTAGTCGTCCTAGTCGTTGGGATCCTGTACAACGTAATAATGTCTCTAAACCAGTGGGAGCGGTAATGTTTATAGATTCAATAAGTTTCCAAACAAGAAGTGACCAATACTTTTTAATAATGAACAGTGAAAATTTACATAGTGGCAAGTATAGAAATATGATTTTTGTGGATGGCCATGTCCGAGCAAATGTAACAATGGAGCAACAGATTGTTGACCCCAATGACCCCACTTATTTTTATGAATGGGCATTTTATACTGGAAAATAA